The genomic interval TGAGCGCCTCTTTACGATACGATGATATGCCGTCTAAATGATGATATACACGAATTTGTTATACACCGACCTATACAATTATGCGATTATCACAGCACGCCCTCAACGGCCATACACCGTACCGTGCTCGTGGCTCACGTCAAGCCTACAGCGCCTGGCCAATCGCTCCATGAGCGGAGCTCCCGCTGGCCTTGGAATGGCGGCCATTCGGCGGGACCGACGCACTCTCCAAATCAATGTCTTCCTCTAGGTCTTCTCTCCGGGCAGCGCGCATGCTGGACCAGTTGTCACTACCCAAGGAGCTCGGGACACCAAAGCCTCGGAAGAAAGCCCGTCCACGACTGCGTGCAGCCCAGGCCCAGCCGGCTCCGCGACGAATCGGCATGTGGTACATCCGGAAGCCGATCCAGGCGAACACGAGGCCCATCGCCGAGCCAAATAGGATATCGAACCCGTGATGTCGATAGTTGAACCACCGCGAGGAAGCGATGAAGCAAGCCGTGGCGAGTGGCACAAACGCGACCAGCATGAAGACGACCGGAGGCGCGGCGCCACGTCTGCGTACCGAGGAGAGCTCATcgctttcctcctcttccacgggCACGGGCGTCAAATAAGGGAACCCAATGGAGAACTTGGCGCAGAACCACAGGGTCAGATACGTCAATCCCGCGAACGAAACTGCCATTCGAAGTTAGCTAGCCGCTTTCCGCTCCAACAGGTTCATCACACTTACATGATGAATGTCCGCTCGGGAAGCTGGAGAAACCATCCACGCGGACCAAGGGAGTCTTCGTCCGACAAATCTCCCACGAGACAATATTCGGCGCGCCCGGCAGATGCTGGCCCAGCCCACCGACCGCAAATTCCGCCACCTTGGCCAGGTCCGGGTTACAGCGCGCCAGGAAGTCCGGGCGCGGCTTTCCGATCAGATCCTTCAGTCCCTCCGTGGCCAGGAAGACGCCTGCCAGCGCAACCCCCAGCCCCATCCACCCGACATTCC from Penicillium psychrofluorescens genome assembly, chromosome: 5 carries:
- a CDS encoding uncharacterized protein (ID:PFLUO_007714-T1.cds;~source:funannotate); the encoded protein is MGPTTLAPRDTVVRISKLLVLSYVVDWVFIIGTALIGYGFSKLTPNHHPFSLTDPSISYPYTEHETVTMSTLVLAAVVAPAVIILIVSLVFAPGSATAGARPSKLQILRRKLWEWNVGWMGLGVALAGVFLATEGLKDLIGKPRPDFLARCNPDLAKVAEFAVGGLGQHLPGAPNIVSWEICRTKTPLVRVDGFSSFPSGHSSFSFAGLTYLTLWFCAKFSIGFPYLTPVPVEEEESDELSSVRRRGAAPPVVFMLVAFVPLATACFIASSRWFNYRHHGFDILFGSAMGLVFAWIGFRMYHMPIRRGAGWAWAARSRGRAFFRGFGVPSSLGSDNWSSMRAARREDLEEDIDLESASVPPNGRHSKASGSSAHGAIGQAL